Genomic window (Flavobacterium oreochromis):
GATATCTTAAAAACAGAAGGAAATCTTTATTTTCAAGATAATAAAACATTAATGGATCTTGATGTTAGACTTAAAGATTTTGATCTTTCCTTTTTACCCCAATGGGAGCTGATATTATAACAAATATACGCGGACTAGCTTCTGGTTCTGCCAAATTTGAAGGAAATATTTATAATCCTGAAATAAACGGGCGATTTTATTTAAGTCAATCCGGTATTAAAATACCTTATTTAAATACAGACTATAATTTTGGAAACAATTCTATAGTAGAAGTTACAGAAAATCAATTTTCATTCAGAGATATACAGGTTACAGACTCTAAATTCAGAACAAAAGGAGTTATGGAAGGTTGGGTGAAACATACTAAATTAAGTGATTGGTATTTAAATTTTAATATTAATTCTGATCGTATTGTTGTACTTGATACAAAAGACCATGAAGGAGCCTTGTATTATGGAACAGCTTACATGGATGGAACAGCAAGTATTAAAGGACCTACAAATGCCTTAGTTATTAATGTTGATGCTACTTCAGCAGAAGGATCTTCTTTAAAAATACCAATTAATGATGATCAGGCTAGTTCTGAAAAAAATTACATAAAATTTGTAAATTCTAAAACAACGAATCATAACGTTAAAAATATAGATAAAGATTATAACGGTTTAGAATTAAATTTTGAGCTAGATATTACTCCAGTTGCAGAAATAGAAGTAATTATTAATAAAAATAATGGTCATGGACTAAAAGGTCGTGGTCGTGGTTCTCTATTAATGGAAATTAATACTCTAGGTAAATTTAATATGTGGGGCGATTTTCAGGTATATGATGGAGTATACAATTTTAAATACGGAGGTTTTATAGATAAAAAAATAAAAGTTAAAAATGGAGGTTACATTTCTTGGGATGGAGATCCCTTAAATGCAAGTTTAAATATGGAAGCAGTTTATAAAACGGAAGCTAATCCTTCTATACTATTAGATAACCCTAATTTTAATAAAAAAGTACCTACAGAAGTAGTAATTAAGTTAACAGATAAGTTAACTAATCCAACACCTGAAATTTTTATAAATTTTCCAACCGTAAGTTCAGTACTCCGTTCGGAAATAGACTATAAACTAAATGATTTTGATACACGTCAAAAACAAGCATTGTCCTTAATTTCATCAGGAACTTTCCTATCAGATAAAGGAGTCGTAGAAAATGTAATTAGCGGTAATATTTTAGAACGAGCTAATAGCTTATTTGATGACTTATTTGCTAATGACGATCGTTTTAAACTAGGACTTAATTATGTTCAAAACGATAGACTTAATCAAGAAACCACAACAGGAGGACGTGTTGGATTTACCGTTTCAACACAAATAAGCGATAAAATTACAATTAATGGTAAGTTTGGTGTGCCTGTTGGAGGAATTAATGAATCAGTTGTAGTGGGCGATGTAGAAGTACAGTTACGCTTAAATGAAGACGGTTCGTTAAAAGCTCGTGTGTTTAATCGGGAAAATGATATAACTTATTTAGGTCAAGGAGGAATAGGCTATACACAAGGATTAGGAGTAAGCTATGAAGTTGATTTTAATACTTTTAAAGAATTAATGTATAAGGTTTTTAACTCTAAAAAGGTTAGAGATAAAAGAAAAACAGATCAGCCAAAAGATCAAATCCCTGATTCTGATTTATTACCCGAAATCATCCAGTTTACAGAAAAAAGACAAAAAAATCTTCTGAAAAACCAAAAGAAGATGAGGATAGAATTCCAGAGCTAAATTAGTTGTTTATTTCTACAAAAAGTGGTAACTTAGATTCTGATTGAGTATTTTTTATAATCCTCTTTACTTTTATGATTGTAAAAAATACTTAAAAATTAATATAAAATAATATTTATCATTTTTAAGTAAAACTAGTCTTAGTAACTTTACTTATTAAGAAAACCCATTTTTAATGTCAAATAATAATATAAAAAAATAGGTGTCTTAACCTCTGGTGGAGACTCCCCAGGAATGAATGCGGCCATTCGATCTGTTGTAAGAGCATGTGCCTTTTATAATATAAAGTGTGTAGGTATTTATAGAGGGTATCAAGGTCTTATAGAAGGTGATTTTAAAGAAATGGGACCTCGTTCAGTTAATCATATTATTGATAAAGGCGGTACAATACTAAAATCTGCTCGTTCTAACGATTTTAGAACTTTGGAAGGGAGACAATTAGCTTATCAAAAAATTAAAGAAGCTCAAATAGATGCTTTAGTAGTAATAGGAGGAGATGGAACTTTTACTGGAGCAGAAGTTTTTAATAAAGAATTTCATTTTCCTGTTATGGGGATTCCAGGAACCATTGATAATGATATTTATGGAACTAGCCATACACTAGGATATGATACTGCCTTGAATACCGTAGTAGAAGCTATTGATAAAATTAGAGACACAGCCAGTTCTCATAATCGACTTTTTTTTGTAGAAGTAATGGGGCGTGACGCGGACATATTGCCCTAAATGCAGGAATAGGAGCAGGCGCAGAAGAAATTCTTATTCCAGAAGAAGATTTAGGATTAGATAGATTGCTAGAATCATTAAAAAGAAGTAAAGCTTCAGGGAAATCCTCTAGTATAGTAGTCGTTTCAGAAGGAGATAAAATAGGAAAAAATGTTTTTGAACTAAAAGAATATGTTGAAGAAAACTTACCAGAATACGATGTTAGAGTTTCTGTATTAGGACATATGCAACGAGGTGGATCACCCTCTTGCTTTGATAGAGTTTTAGCTGCTCGTTTAGGAGTAAAAGCAGTAGAATCCCTTTTAGAAGGAAAATCAAACTATATGGTTGGATTATTAGATGACAAAGTAGCTTTAACCCCTCTAGAACAAGCTATAAAAGGAAGCTCTAAAATTGATCAAGAACTCCTTAAAGTATCAGATATCATGTCTATCTAATATCTTATGAAGATTAAAAAACAACAATATACTATATGATAATGAGAAGATAAGTGGTTGTAAAAGAATTAAAAAAATAAAATATGAAAGTAAAAATAGGAATTAATGGTTTTGGTCGTATAGGACGTATAGTATTTAGAGAAATATTAAAAAGAGATAATGTAGAAGTAGTAGCAATTAATGATCTTTTAGATGTTAATCATTTAGCTTATTTATTAAAATATGATTCAGTCCATGGGCGTTTTGATGGAAAAGTAGAAGTAGTTGATGGAAATTTACTAGTAAATGATCGCCCTATTAGAGTAACCGCAGAAAGAGATCCTCGATTAATAAAATGGGACGAAGTAAATGCAGAAATAGTAGCAGAATGTACAGGTATTTTTACAAAATTAGAAACAGCTCAAGCTCATATTGATGGAGGTGCTAAAAAGTGGTAATTTCAGCCCCCTCAGCAGATGCCCCAATGTATGTGATGGGAGTGAATCATAAAGATGCCTCAGCTAACGATACTATAGTCTCTAACGCTTCTTGTACCACTAACTGTTTAGCACCTTTAGCAAAGGTTATTCATGATAATTTTGAAATTGTAGAAGGATTAATGACTACAATACATGCTACAACAGCCACTCAATTAACAGTAGATGGACCTTCAAAAAAAGATTTTAGAGGAGGACGTTCAGCCTTATTAAATATAATACCTTCCCAAACAGGAGCAGCTAAAGCAGTTGCTAAAGTTATTCCTAGTTTAAAAGGAAAACTTACAGGTATGTCTATGCGCGTACCTACAGCAGATGTATCTGTAGTAGATTTGACAGTGAAATTAGGTAAAGAAACTTCTTATGAAGAAATTATGGCAGTTCTTAAAAAAGCCTCTGAGTCTACTATGAGCGGAATTATTGGATTTACAGAAGATGATGTAGTTTCGCAAGATTTTGTTGGTGATACTAGAATATCAATTGTAGATGCTAAAGCAGGTATTGGTCTTAATTCTACTTTCTTTAAGATTGTATCATGGTATGATAATGAGTATGGTTATTCAAGTAAATTAATAGATTTAGCTGTACATATAGCTAATTTATAACTAAAATTATTATTTTTATCTCCCGTTTCTCTTGATGAAACGGGATTTTTTATTA
Coding sequences:
- a CDS encoding translocation/assembly module TamB domain-containing protein produces the protein MGADIITNIRGLASGSAKFEGNIYNPEINGRFYLSQSGIKIPYLNTDYNFGNNSIVEVTENQFSFRDIQVTDSKFRTKGVMEGWVKHTKLSDWYLNFNINSDRIVVLDTKDHEGALYYGTAYMDGTASIKGPTNALVINVDATSAEGSSLKIPINDDQASSEKNYIKFVNSKTTNHNVKNIDKDYNGLELNFELDITPVAEIEVIINKNNGHGLKGRGRGSLLMEINTLGKFNMWGDFQVYDGVYNFKYGGFIDKKIKVKNGGYISWDGDPLNASLNMEAVYKTEANPSILLDNPNFNKKVPTEVVIKLTDKLTNPTPEIFINFPTVSSVLRSEIDYKLNDFDTRQKQALSLISSGTFLSDKGVVENVISGNILERANSLFDDLFANDDRFKLGLNYVQNDRLNQETTTGGRVGFTVSTQISDKITINGKFGVPVGGINESVVVGDVEVQLRLNEDGSLKARVFNRENDITYLGQGGIGYTQGLGVSYEVDFNTFKELMYKVFNSKKVRDKRKTDQPKDQIPDSDLLPEIIQFTEKRQKNLLKNQKKMRIEFQS